A single region of the Salicibibacter cibi genome encodes:
- the purF gene encoding amidophosphoribosyltransferase, giving the protein MFPEVKGINEECGLFAIWGHSEAAQLTYYGLHSLQHRGQEGAGIVTSDGEELHIHKNTGLLTEAFQAGDLDRLPGRQALGHVRYATAGTSGYENVQPLHFKSEDGSLAMAHNGNLVNYQGLKSELERSGSIFQTTTDTEILAHLMKRHRSDELRNQLKEALPQLIGAYSFAVMTEEELIVALDPHGLRPLSLGQLGDAYVVASETCAFDLIGADYVRDVEPGEMLVFNRDGMFSERFTEAKERALCSMEYVYLARPDSNLEQINVHTARKQLGKQLAREADVEADVVTGVPDSSISAAIGFAEQTNIPYELGLIKNRYVGRTFIQPSQALREQGVKMKLSAVRGVVEGKRVVMVDDSIVRGTTSQRIVKLLKDAGAKEVHVRISAPPIIRPCFYGIDTSTTDELIAANYTTEEMREKMGADSLRFLSIDGLKTGIGRDDSQPNCGQCLGCYTGQYPTAIPNGKKELVGSGKR; this is encoded by the coding sequence GTGTTTCCTGAAGTCAAAGGCATAAATGAAGAATGCGGACTATTTGCGATTTGGGGGCATTCGGAAGCGGCGCAACTGACGTATTACGGCCTGCACAGTTTGCAGCATCGCGGGCAGGAAGGGGCCGGCATCGTCACGAGTGACGGAGAGGAACTTCACATTCATAAAAACACGGGCCTATTGACCGAAGCCTTTCAAGCAGGTGATTTGGATCGTCTTCCGGGTCGCCAAGCACTGGGACATGTGCGCTATGCCACCGCCGGCACTAGCGGGTATGAAAATGTTCAGCCGCTTCATTTTAAATCCGAAGATGGAAGTCTCGCCATGGCTCATAACGGCAATCTCGTCAATTATCAAGGATTAAAAAGTGAGCTCGAACGGAGCGGAAGCATTTTTCAAACGACGACCGATACGGAAATTTTAGCTCACTTGATGAAACGCCACCGTTCCGATGAACTCCGAAATCAACTCAAAGAGGCGCTTCCACAGTTAATCGGCGCTTATTCATTTGCTGTGATGACCGAAGAGGAGCTCATTGTCGCGCTCGATCCCCACGGGCTGCGTCCGTTATCTCTTGGACAACTGGGAGACGCGTACGTCGTCGCGTCAGAAACTTGCGCGTTTGATCTTATTGGGGCCGATTATGTTCGTGATGTCGAACCGGGTGAAATGCTCGTTTTTAACCGCGACGGCATGTTCTCCGAACGATTTACGGAGGCAAAAGAACGAGCGCTTTGCAGCATGGAATACGTGTATCTTGCCAGACCCGATTCCAACCTTGAACAAATTAACGTGCATACCGCGAGAAAACAATTGGGAAAACAACTCGCCCGTGAAGCGGATGTGGAAGCGGATGTCGTCACCGGTGTGCCGGACTCTTCGATATCAGCCGCGATCGGTTTCGCCGAACAAACAAACATCCCTTATGAACTCGGCTTAATAAAAAATCGTTACGTCGGCCGCACGTTTATTCAACCGTCGCAAGCGTTGCGGGAACAAGGCGTGAAAATGAAGCTTTCCGCCGTGCGCGGAGTCGTGGAAGGAAAACGGGTCGTGATGGTTGATGATTCCATCGTGCGCGGGACGACGAGCCAACGAATCGTGAAGTTGTTGAAAGACGCAGGCGCAAAGGAAGTGCACGTTCGTATTAGCGCTCCGCCGATTATACGTCCGTGTTTTTATGGCATAGATACGTCAACAACCGATGAATTAATTGCTGCTAATTACACGACGGAGGAAATGCGCGAGAAAATGGGCGCGGATTCCTTGCGCTTCCTATCGATCGACGGCTTGAAGACGGGCATTGGCCGGGATGATTCGCAGCCTAATTGCGGGCAGTGCCTAGGTTGCTATACAGGCCAATATCCAACGGCGATCCCAAATGGAAAAAAAGAACTTGTCGGATCGGGAAAAAGATAG